The following coding sequences lie in one Flagellimonas eckloniae genomic window:
- a CDS encoding DUF3732 domain-containing protein, giving the protein MRLYIKNIILYPKDRELSPRVITFKEDKINIITGYSQRGKSAIIDIIDYCLGSGECNIPVGTIRNTVEVFALYVKYNNEYLFIGRENYDESKSTMYFYKENEKGEDLALRTNKWLENKSAYKQNTEYIKRVLSEMSGFKNIKTDDDSTNPFDSPASFRDTAAFQFQTQNIIANPSTMFYKTDTWEHLQKLKTIFPLILGYKSYDILKLDKEISDLETDKKKKTLKLEEIKGQYESWQSDIYEYYSEAVKLGLTNSDIDISSSTVSLLQNELSNIVSNSKKGLLYKKGSAKRFSDKINDLNESRGNLIRELDKLKTTLYKIEEIDISKDKYVSDVAWEKENRLKPVEWFLNQKGDNICPFCDSESTKAIEELLSLNEEKNSNRVVLENSNSLLFSFEKERTDVVKEIRVKEELIEKIDSNLKIILDEVEEDKKSYQRTFEFIGKIEHALDNLRKIAPSGSLEKEIEKLQEEISTKKAELKKLEGHFDKGLSLSKLTKLIGKYVKTLPIEDKNTKRVHLDPDQSLNIKVEDTKTQNKYFLSRLGSGANYMGYHISTMLGLHEFFVKLKETSKPNFVPSFLVLDQPSQVYYPDKFEEKEGEKGSKDIEDTKKIFEACSQFMKNTGNSVQLIILEHVPKTTWKNIDDDVFNLVGVWRGEENTDNYEALIPRQWL; this is encoded by the coding sequence ATGAGGTTATATATTAAAAACATCATTCTTTATCCAAAAGACAGAGAACTGTCTCCAAGAGTTATAACTTTTAAGGAAGACAAAATAAATATTATTACTGGCTATAGTCAAAGGGGTAAGTCAGCCATTATTGATATAATAGATTATTGTCTAGGTAGTGGAGAATGTAACATCCCTGTTGGCACTATAAGAAATACCGTTGAAGTATTTGCTTTATATGTGAAATATAACAATGAATATTTATTTATTGGTAGAGAAAACTATGATGAATCTAAATCCACAATGTATTTCTACAAGGAGAATGAAAAGGGAGAAGATTTAGCTTTGAGAACTAATAAATGGTTGGAAAATAAGAGTGCTTATAAACAAAATACTGAGTACATTAAAAGAGTGTTGAGTGAAATGTCAGGCTTTAAAAATATTAAAACTGATGACGACTCTACTAACCCCTTTGATTCACCAGCTAGTTTTAGGGATACTGCTGCATTTCAATTTCAGACTCAAAATATTATTGCAAACCCATCAACCATGTTTTATAAAACTGATACTTGGGAGCATTTGCAAAAACTTAAAACCATTTTCCCATTAATTCTTGGTTATAAGTCATATGACATCCTCAAATTGGATAAGGAAATCAGTGATTTGGAAACTGATAAAAAAAAGAAAACTCTGAAATTAGAAGAAATAAAAGGGCAGTATGAAAGTTGGCAATCTGATATTTATGAATACTATTCAGAAGCTGTAAAATTAGGGCTGACTAATTCTGACATAGATATAAGTAGTTCTACTGTTAGCCTTTTGCAGAATGAATTGTCCAATATAGTATCTAACTCTAAAAAAGGTCTTTTATACAAAAAAGGTTCAGCAAAGAGATTTTCAGACAAAATAAATGATTTGAATGAATCCAGAGGGAATCTCATAAGGGAGCTGGATAAGCTCAAAACAACTCTCTATAAAATTGAAGAAATTGATATTTCTAAGGATAAATATGTATCTGATGTTGCATGGGAAAAAGAGAATAGATTAAAACCGGTTGAATGGTTTTTGAATCAAAAGGGAGATAATATTTGTCCTTTTTGTGATTCTGAGTCTACAAAGGCTATTGAAGAACTGCTTTCATTGAATGAAGAAAAGAATAGTAACAGAGTTGTCTTGGAAAATTCTAATTCATTGTTGTTTTCTTTTGAAAAAGAAAGAACTGATGTAGTTAAAGAAATTAGAGTCAAAGAAGAATTGATTGAAAAGATTGATTCAAACCTGAAAATTATATTGGATGAGGTTGAAGAAGACAAAAAGTCTTATCAAAGAACATTCGAGTTTATTGGTAAGATAGAGCATGCACTGGATAATTTGAGAAAGATAGCCCCATCTGGTTCTCTTGAAAAAGAGATAGAAAAATTACAAGAAGAAATTTCTACTAAAAAGGCAGAACTTAAAAAACTAGAAGGGCATTTTGATAAAGGTTTGTCACTGTCCAAATTAACTAAGTTAATAGGTAAGTATGTAAAAACACTTCCAATTGAAGATAAGAATACCAAAAGGGTGCATTTAGACCCTGACCAAAGCCTCAATATAAAAGTTGAAGATACGAAGACACAGAATAAGTACTTTCTTTCAAGACTTGGTAGTGGCGCCAATTATATGGGCTATCACATATCTACCATGCTTGGATTACATGAATTCTTTGTTAAACTGAAAGAGACTAGTAAACCTAATTTTGTTCCTTCATTTCTAGTTCTTGATCAACCAAGCCAAGTTTATTACCCTGATAAATTTGAAGAAAAAGAAGGAGAAAAAGGATCCAAAGATATAGAGGATACAAAAAAAATATTTGAAGCTTGTAGCCAGTTTATGAAAAATACTGGTAATTCTGTCCAGTTAATTATTCTGGAGCATGTTCCCAAGACCACATGGAAAAACATTGACGATGATGTTTTTAATCTTGTAGGAGTCTGGAGAGGAGAAGAAAATACTGATAATTATGAAGCGCTTATACCAAGACAGTGGTTGTAA